One Saccharomyces kudriavzevii IFO 1802 strain IFO1802 genome assembly, chromosome: 7 DNA segment encodes these proteins:
- the CPD1 gene encoding 2',3'-cyclic-nucleotide 3'-phosphodiesterase (similar to Saccharomyces cerevisiae CPD1 (YGR247W); ancestral locus Anc_5.79) — translation MAIALWYCPPQGSVAYETIQMLIFSFQTLFPDSPVFEPHVTITSHLVCNGRDDVNKILTSCVAAIQSIKSHQSNAKKGHKRQASHTTTAPLVSFNGCSVGKRYFKKIVLECSKNKILYGIAQIMREMYVEIDLETRSSRAATWVHEEFHPHVSLLYSDIHPVSQASLRVVQQRIEDALDVQLLPREKNKGSGNADGSNEVQARWDFDVSSSLSWNIPGTFKVVNCVGRTEDWEVLGRVDV, via the coding sequence atggcAATTGCTTTATGGTACTGTCCGCCGCAGGGTTCAGTTGCTTACGAGACAATACAGATGCTCATATTTTCGTTTCAGACGCTGTTTCCGGATTCGCCAGTCTTTGAACCTCATGTAACAATAACATCACACTTGGTGTGCAACGGCAGAGATGATGTTAACAAGATCCTAACTTCATGTGTCGCTGCCATTCAGTCTATAAAGTCTCATCAAAGTAACGCAAAAAAAGGGCACAAGAGACAGGCATCCCACACTACCACAGCCCCTCTAGTATCGTTTAATGGATGCAGTGTGGGTAAACGAtacttcaagaaaatcgtACTAGAGTGCAGCAAGAATAAAATCCTTTATGGAATTGCACAAATCATGAGAGAGATGTACGTAGAGATCGATCTTGAAACAAGAAGTAGCCGCGCTGCTACTTGGGTGCACGAAGAGTTCCATCCGCACGTTTCATTACTATATTCAGACATCCATCCAGTGAGTCAGGCTTCATTGCGGGTTGTTCAACAAAGAATCGAAGATGCCTTGGACGTGCAACTGCTTCcaagagagaaaaataagGGTTCTGGAAACGCAGATGGGTCTAACGAAGTGCAAGCCAGGTGGGATTTTGATGTATCTTCATCGCTGTCTTGGAATATTCCAGGGACGTTCAAGGTGGTAAACTGCGTGGGTCGCACTGAAGACTGGGAAGTACTTGGACGAGTGGACGTTTAA
- the MPC3 gene encoding mitochondrial pyruvate carrier (similar to Saccharomyces cerevisiae FMP43 (YGR243W) and MPC2 (YHR162W); ancestral locus Anc_5.83), with protein sequence MSASAFNFAFRRFWNSETGPRTVHFWAPTLKWGLVFAGLNDIKRPVEKVSGAQNLSLLATALIWTRWSFVIKPKNYLLASVNFFLGCTAGYHLTRIANFRIRNGDSLKQVIHYIIKGETPEAVAARNSASATMNKGVIGANSSIAH encoded by the coding sequence ATGTCAGCATCAGCTTTTAATTTTGCCTTCAGAAGATTTTGGAACAGTGAAACGGGGCCTAGGACAGTCCATTTTTGGGCACCCACTTTAAAGTGGGGGTTAGTCTTTGCAGGGCTAAACGATATTAAGAGACCTGTGGAGAAAGTATCTGGGGCTCAGAATCTATCTTTATTAGCCACAGCATTAATTTGGACACGTTGGTCATTTGTCATCAAGCCCAAGAACTACTTGCTGGCTTCCGTGAATTTCTTCTTAGGTTGTACTGCCGGGTACCATCTAACGAGAATTGCTAACTTCAGAATACGGAACGGGGACTCATTGAAACAGGTTATTCACTACATAATAAAAGGGGAGACCCCTGAGGCCGTTGCAGCCAGGAACTCCGCATCTGCTACAATGAATAAAGGTGTGATTGGTGCTAATTCGTCAATAGCGCATTAA
- the YAP1802 gene encoding Yap1802p (similar to Saccharomyces cerevisiae YAP1802 (YGR241C) and YAP1801 (YHR161C); ancestral locus Anc_5.84) — translation MSSLYAKLVKGATKIKMAPPKQKYVDPILSGTSNARGLQEITHALDTRLSDTAWTIVYKALIVLHLMIQQGERDVTLRHYSHNLEVFQLRKISHTSKWSSNDMKALQRYDEYLKARCEEYGRLGMDHLRDNYSSLKLGSKNQLSMDEELDHVESLEIQINALIRNKYSVSDLENHLLLYAFQLLVQDLLGLYNALNEGIITLLESFFELSVEHAKRTLDLYRDFVDMTEYVVRYLKIGKTVGLKIPVIKHITTKLINSLEDHLREETKRQRSEPHEQQQDRKPSTAISSTSNHDNDNNNNNNNNRSIAQQKLEQIREQKRLLEQQLQNQQLLISPTVPQDAYNPFGSQQQNLNSDTFTFEPAQPQVASQIPQQTGNPFLTQQQQQPLQGTSAYVMPQQAEIPINSNLNGQQTGIYASNLQYTPNISDLGFSSYTAVDSHPMTMNTLEPTKTGSKNPFSLENIARDQQQQQLQASPNPFTLQQAQTTPILAQSQTGNPFQAQNMITSPGGAYMTGPPVEYASTGMQPQQQVMQGQQTGYVMVPTTFVPINQQQQQQHQQENSNLIDI, via the coding sequence ATGTCTTCATTATACGCCAAGTTGGTTAAAGGGGCGACCAAGATAAAAATGGCCCCTCCTAAGCAAAAATACGTGGATCCTATTCTATCAGGGACTTCGAACGCGCGAGGATTACAAGAGATTACCCATGCCCTGGATACAAGACTGTCTGATACGGCGTGGACCATTGTCTATAAGGCACTGATTGTGCTGCATCTGATGATACAACAGGGTGAAAGAGATGTCACTTTAAGGCATTATTCTCATAATTTGGAGGTCTTCCAGttgagaaaaatttcgCACACTTCTAAGTGGTCCTCCAATGATATGAAGGCGTTGCAGAGGTATGATGAGTACTTGAAAGCCCGTTGTGAGGAGTACGGCAGGCTAGGAATGGACCACCTACGAGACAACTACTCTTCGCTAAAACTGGGAAGCAAAAATCAGCTTTCAATGGATGAAGAGTTAGATCACGTCGAGTCATTAGAAATCCAAATTAATGCTTTGataagaaacaaatacTCTGTTTCAGATCTAGAAAATCATTTGTTATTATATGCGTTTCAATTGCTGGTGCAAGATTTACTAGGCCTATACAATGCCCTTAATGAAGGTATCATTACTCTGTTGGAATCGTTTTTCGAACTGTCCGTCGAGCACGCAAAGAGAACGCTGGATCTTTACAGGGATTTCGTCGATATGACGGAATATGTGGTTAGATACCTAAAAATAGGTAAAACCGTTGGCTTGAAAATCCCTGTGATAAAGCATATTACCACAAAGTTAATCAATTCTCTCGAAGACCACTTAAGGGAAGAAAcgaaaagacaaagaagCGAACCTCACgaacaacaacaagatAGAAAACCATCTACAGCTATTAGCTCCACCAGTAATCACGACaacgacaacaacaacaacaacaacaacaacagatCTATAGCGCAGCAGAAACTGGAACAGATTAGGGAACAAAAAAGGCTGCTAGAGCAACAACTTCAAAACCAACAGCTGCTTATTTCTCCAACAGTCCCGCAAGATGCTTATAATCCGTTTGGCTCACAACAACAGAATCTAAATAGTGACACCTTCACATTCGAGCCTGCTCAACCTCAGGTGGCCTCTCAAATTCCTCAGCAGACCGGTAACCCATTCTTGAcgcaacaacagcaacagccTTTGCAAGGGACGTCCGCATATGTGATGCCACAACAAGCTGAAATACCAATAAATTCGAACTTGAATGGTCAACAGACTGGGATATACGCTTCTAACCTTCAATACACTCCAAATATTAGCGATTTGGGATTTAGCAGTTATACAGCTGTCGATAGTCACCCAATGACGATGAACACTTTAGAACCAACGAAGACAGGATCTAAAaatccattttcattggaGAATATTGCCAGAGaccaacaacaacagcaactaCAAGCGTCTCCAAACCCATTTACTTTACAGCAAGCACAAACTACACCAATTCTTGCTCAAAGCCAAACAGGCAACCCATTTCAAGCACAAAACATGATAACATCACCGGGGGGTGCATACATGACTGGTCCGCCGGTTGAGTATGCCTCCACTGGAATGCAACCGCAACAACAAGTCATGCAAGGCCAACAGACTGGGTATGTCATGGTTCCCACTACGTTTGTCCCTATTaatcaacagcaacaacaacagcatcaacaagaaaattcGAACTTAATAGATATATAG
- the LSC2 gene encoding succinate--CoA ligase (GDP-forming) subunit beta (similar to Saccharomyces cerevisiae LSC2 (YGR244C); ancestral locus Anc_5.82), whose product MLSRKSLSLISKCGQLNKLSAQTALQTRRHLSIHEYRSAQLLREYDIGTPEGFPAFTPEEAFEAAKKLNTNKLVIKAQALTGGRGKGHFDTGYKSGVHMIESPQQAEDIAKEMLNHNLITKQTGVAGKPVSAVYVVKRVDTKHEAYLSILMDRQTKKPMIIASSQGGMNIEEVAEKTPDAIKKFSIETSRGLSPEMAKDVARSLGFSSDAQDEAAKTVSNLYKIFMEKDATQVEINPLSEIEHDPTHQVMCTDAKFGFDDNASFRQEKIYSWRDLSQEDPDEVKAKKYDLNFVKLKGNIGCLVNGAGLAMATMDVIKLNGGDPANFLDCGGGATPETIKQGFELILSNKNVDAIFVNIFGGIVRCDYVALGLVEAARELEVRVPIVARLQGTKVEEGRDIIKKSGVKIYSFDELDPAAKKVVELTQS is encoded by the coding sequence AtgctttcaagaaaatccTTATCCCTAATTTCGAAATGTGGACAACTGAACAAACTAAGCGCACAAACTGCCTTACAGACAAGAAGACATCTGTCTATTCACGAATATAGGTCTGCTCAGCTTTTGAGAGAATATGATATTGGTACTCCAGAAGGGTTTCCGGCATTCACCCCTGAAGAGGCATTCGAAGCAGCCAAGAAGTTAAACACCAACAAATTGGTCATTAAGGCACAGGCATTGACTGGAGGTAGAGGTAAGGGCCACTTTGACACCGGATACAAGAGCGGCGTTCACATGATTGAAAGCCCTCAACAAGCGGAAGATATTGCAAAGGAAATGCTGAATCATAATCTGATCACCAAACAAACGGGGGTAGCCGGGAAACCGGTATCTGCGGTTTATGTAGTGAAAAGGGTAGATACCAAGCATGAAGCTTATCTGTCTATTTTGATGGATAGACAAACTAAAAAACCGATGATCATTGCATCTAGTCAAGGTGGTAtgaatattgaagaagtgGCTGAAAAAACCCCGGATGCCATAAAGAAGTTTTCCATTGAAACATCAAGAGGGCTGAGTCCAGAAATGGCCAAGGATGTCGCCAGAAGTCTTGGCTTCAGTTCTGACGCACAAGATGAAGCGGCAAAAACTGTGTCCAATTTGTACAAGATATTCATGGAAAAAGATGCTACTCAAGTGGAGATCAATCCTTTAAGCGAGATTGAACACGACCCAACACACCAAGTCATGTGCACAGACGCCAAATTCGGGTTTGATGATAACGCATCATTCAGacaggaaaaaatatattcCTGGAGAGACCTATCGCAAGAGGACCCCGATGAGGTCAAGGCAAAGAAGTATGACTTGAATTTTGTTAAGTTGAAGGGTAACATTGGATGTTTGGTGAATGGTGCCGGCTTAGCTATGGCCACAATGGATGTTATCAAGTTGAATGGGGGAGATCCCGCAAACTTTTTGGATTGCGGTGGTGGGGCCACGCCTGAGACTATTAAGCAAGGTTTCGAACTGATCTTGTCCAACAAGAACGTGGACGCAATTTTCGTCAATATTTTTGGTGGTATTGTCAGATGCGATTACGTTGCCTTGGGACTGGTGGAAGCTGCCAGGGAATTAGAAGTTAGAGTCCCTATTGTGGCACGTCTACAAGGTACCAAAGTGGAGGAGGGTCGTGACATCATCAAGAAATCAGGGGTAAAGATTTATTCGTTCGATGAACTAGATCCGGCCGCTAAAAAGGTCGTGGAATTGACACAAAGCTGA
- the SOL4 gene encoding 6-phosphogluconolactonase SOL4 (similar to Saccharomyces cerevisiae SOL4 (YGR248W) and SOL3 (YHR163W); ancestral locus Anc_5.78) — MVKLERFSEEKALVHEFGKYILEKQDSALADNADAVFNIAISGGSMNQALYEGLVNDKDIFPHIKWPQWRIFFCDERLVPFEDPQSNYGQFKKIVLDPLVHQGDQLNLGPTVYTINESLIGGGETANKKIAEEYASLLPASFDLILLGCGDDGHTCSLFPGVEYNYLVEEMARKVLWCYNSPKPPKDRITFTLAVVADAKNVAFLVKGPSKKAIMHDVLIVKNSELPSVLVNEIVGAKVTWFLDDTAGALIPQNC, encoded by the coding sequence ATGGTAAAACTAGAACGGTTTAGCGAAGAGAAGGCATTGGTGCACGAGTTTGGTAAGTATATCCTTGAGAAGCAAGACTCGGCGTTAGCGGATAACGCCGATGCTGTATTCAATATAGCTATTAGTGGAGGTTCGATGAACCAAGCTTTATACGAAGGTTTGGTAAATGACAAAGACATCTTCCCGCACATCAAATGGCCACAGTGGAGAATCTTTTTCTGCGACGAAAGATTAGTCCCCTTTGAAGACCCTCAGAGCAACTATGGacagttcaaaaaaattgttttggACCCACTAGTGCACCAAGGTGACCAATTGAACCTAGGACCCACCGTATATACAATTAACGAGTCATTAATTGGTGGTGGTGAAACGGCAAATAAGAAGATCGCAGAAGAGTACGCTTCTTTGCTACCGGCATCGTTCGACTTAATCTTACTCGGATGCGGCGATGACGGACACACATGTTCGTTGTTCCCCGGAGTAGAATACAACTATCTTGTCGAGGAAATGGCCCGCAAAGTCTTATGGTGCTATAACTCGCCCAAGCCGCCCAAAGACAGAATCACTTTTACGCTGGCCGTGGTTGCGGACGCCAAAAATGTCGCCTTCCTCGTTAAGGGACCCTCCAAGAAGGCGATCATGCATGACGTATTGATTGTAAAGAACAGCGAGCTACCTAGCGTGTTGGTCAATGAAATAGTGGGAGCCAAAGTCACATGGTTTCTCGATGATACAGCAGGCGCATTAATCCCGCAGAACTGCTAG
- the BRF1 gene encoding transcription factor TFIIIB subunit BRF1 (similar to Saccharomyces cerevisiae BRF1 (YGR246C); ancestral locus Anc_5.80): MPVCKSCHGTEFERDLSNANNDLVCKACGVVSEDNPIVSEVTFGESSAGAAVVQGSFIGAGQSHASFGGSSALESREATLNNARRKLRAVSYALHIPEYITDAAFQWYKLALANNFVQGRRSQNVIASCLYVACRKEKTHHMLIDFSSRLQVSVYSIGATFLKMVKKLHITELPLADPSLFIQHFAEKLDLADKKIKVVKDAVKLAQRMSKDWMFEGRRPAGIAGACILLACRMNNLRRTHTEVVAVSHVAEETLQQRLNEFKNTKAAKLSVQDFRENDVEDGEARPPSFVKNRKKEKKIKDTLDKEEMFQTSEEALNKNPILTQVLGEQELSSKEVLFYLKQFSERRARVVERIKATNGIDSENIHHEDFENESGKRNISGTVTGEEREEDGEQDEVKESKQKNKRSKTKTTREDEQNEAGHFQDAIDGYSLETDPHRPRNLHLLPTTNAYLSKVSDDPDNLGDVDDEELNAHLLNEEASKLKERIWVGLNADFLLEQESKRLKQEADIATGNTSVKKKRTRRRNNTRNNEPTKSVDAAAAIGLMSDLQDKSGLHAALKAAEENGDFTTADSVKNMLQKASFSKKINYDAIDGLFR; this comes from the coding sequence ATGCCAGTGTGTAAGAGCTGTCACGGAACAGAGTTTGAAAGAGATCTCTCTAACGCTAATAATGATTTGGTTTGTAAGGCCTGTGGTGTTGTTTCAGAAGACAACCCTATCGTTTCCGAAGTAACATTTGGGGAGAGCAGTGCAGGTGCTGCTGTCGTTCAAGGTTCCTTTATCGGTGCCGGTCAAAGTCATGCCTCGTTTGGTGGCTCCAGTGCTCTGGAATCTAGGGAGGCTACTCTAAATAAcgcaagaagaaagttaCGTGCGGTTTCTTACGCATTACATATTCCGGAATATATAACCGATGCCGCCTTCCAGTGGTATAAACTTGCGTTGGCTAATAATTTTGTGCAGGGTCGTCGATCCCAAAATGTTATTGCTTCCTGTCTTTATGTGGCCTgtagaaaggaaaagacCCATCATATGCTGATTGACTTTTCATCAAGATTGCAAGTGAGTGTGTATTCTATCGGTGctacatttttgaaaatggtgaaaaaaCTGCACATTACAGAATTGCCGTTAGCAGACCCTTCTTTATTTATCCAGCATTTCGCTGAAAAACTAGATCTTGCTGATAAAAAGATTAAGGTTGTTAAAGATGCCGTGAAATTGGCCCAAAGGATGTCGAAAGACTGGATGTTTGAAGGACGTAGGCCTGCAGGTATTGCTGGGGCATGTATTCTACTAGCGTGCAGAATGAATAATTTAAGAAGAACCCACACGGAAGTTGTGGCGGTTTCGCATGTTGCTGAGGAAACTTTGCAGCAGCGGTTGAACGAGTTCAAAAACACAAAAGCTGCAAAGCTTTCCGTTCAAGATTTCAGAGAAAATGATGTGGAAGATGGTGAAGCTAGACCTCCTTCCTTTGTGAAGAAtagaaagaaggaaaaaaaaataaaagatacTCTAGACAAGGAAGAAATGTTTCAAACCAGTGAAGAAGcattaaataaaaatccGATATTGACACAAGTTTTGGGAGAACAAGAGCTATCTTCCAAAGAAGTTCTGTTCTACTTGAAACAGTTTTCGGAGAGGAGGGCTCGTGTCGTAGAGAGAATTAAGGCCACTAATGGCATAGATAGCGAGAATATACATCacgaagattttgaaaatgaaagtgGTAAACGCAACATTTCTGGAACTGTTACCGGGGAAGAACGagaagaagatggagaACAGGATGAGGTGAAAgaaagtaaacaaaaaaataagaggTCAAAGACGAAAACAACCAGAGAAGATGAGCAAAATGAAGCTGGCCATTTTCAAGATGCCATTGATGGCTATTCCCTAGAAACGGACCCACACCGTCCTCGCAATTTGCATTTGTTGCCTACAACGAATGCTTACCTGTCGAAAGTTAGTGACGATCCCGACAACCTAGGGgatgttgatgatgaagagttAAATGCTCATTTGTTGAATGAAGAGGCCTCTAAGCTGAAGGAGAGAATTTGGGTCGGTTTGAATGCAGATTTTTTACTTGAACAAGAGAGTAAAAGATTGAAGCAAGAAGCCGACATTGCTACCGGCAACACCTcagtaaaaaagaaacgcaCGAGACGTAGGAATAATACTAGAAATAACGAGCCTACAAAATCTGTGGACGCAGCAGCGGCTATCGGATTGATGTCAGACTTGCAAGACAAATCAGGTTTGCATGCTGCATTGAAAGCagctgaagaaaatggtgaTTTCACCACTGCAGATAGCGTCAAAAACATGTTACAAAAGGCAAGTTTCTCTAAAAAGATTAACTATGATGCTATCGATGGTTTGTTTAGGTGA
- the SDA1 gene encoding Sda1p (similar to Saccharomyces cerevisiae SDA1 (YGR245C); ancestral locus Anc_5.81): MGRRSRAAMLPTNIILLQNLVKRDPESYQEEFLQQYAHYESLRDIFLLNGLTGGDTAAATNGLDLGNGSSTMAGTNGTTMSTSTSQLIELVGFVSQVCSCFPRETANFPSELKQLLLEHHKSLPFELKEKILSCLTMLRNKDVITAEELIQSLFPLLVAYSSHGNSLGANSHAKELRKIIYTNLISLLKNCNTNGKNQKLNKSTQAVCFNLLDKPDSQGIWATKLTRELWRRGIWDDSRTVEIMTQAALHQDVKIAMSGAMFFLDADKEREENFEEKSEDEDGFDLDALRHKMQVNKKSGRRGKKLENAIKTVKKKKKNGPGAPQGYLNFSAIHLLRDPQGFAEKLFKEHLSGKTKNKFDMEQKIFLMQLLSRLIGTHKLIVLGIYTFFLKYLTPKQRDVTRIMSACAQACHDLIPPDVINVMVRKIADEFVSDGVANEVAAAGINTIREICSRAPLSIDETLLQDLVEYKGSKAKGVNMAAKSLIALYRDVAPEMLKKKDRGKNAAIEVQGAKKEGRDSKRPQFGVENSVHGIAGIELLAKWKKQHGEGSENEGAYASWEVDDGSKEDDVDGEWVSMDSDKEYDVDMEDSDDEKNNAADKDKEPDSDLELSDDDEGTKVAKDQENKDIDSEAAFREFASTRILTPADFAKLQELRNEESVAEIMGIHKQDKREDLVDSNTLTGPIRYKQSREERLQKVLEGREGRDKYGSRRGKRDNVHSTTNREKERRKNFVMSIHKRSVRGKQKMSLRDKQKVLRAHITKQKKKGH, translated from the coding sequence ATGGGTAGAAGAAGTAGGGCTGCTATGCTCCCAACAAATATCATTCTTTTACAGAATTTGGTGAAACGTGATCCAGAGTCCTATCAAGaggaatttcttcaacaatatGCGCACTATGAATCCTTAAGGGATATATTTCTGCTGAATGGTCTCACTGGAGGCGATACCGCCGCTGCTACTAATGGGCTAGATCTGGGAAATGGTTCGTCTACAATGGCTGGTACTAATGGTACCACCATGAGCACTTCCACCTCTCAGCTTATTGAATTGGTTGGTTTCGTATCTCAAGTTTGTTCATGTTTCCCACGTGAGACGGCAAATTTTCCGTCTGAGTTAAAACAGCTCCTACTGGAACACCATAAGTCCTTGCCATTcgaattgaaagaaaaaatcttgagTTGTTTAACAATGCTGAGAAATAAAGACGTTATTACTGCTGAAGAATTGATTCAAAGCTTATTTCCGTTATTAGTGGCTTACTCTTCTCATGGTAATTCGCTTGGCGCTAATTCGCACGCTAAGgaattgagaaaaatcATTTATACGAATTTGATTTCTCTACTGAAGAATTGTAATACTAATGGTAAGAACCAGAAGTTAAACAAATCTACGCAGGCCGTTTGCTTCAATCTGCTAGATAAGCCTGATTCTCAAGGTATCTGGGCTACCAAATTGACTAGAGAGCTCTGGAGACGTGGTATTTGGGATGATTCAAGAACTGTAGAAATCATGACCCAGGCCGCATTACACCAGGATGTTAAGATTGCTATGTCTGGTGCGATGTTTTTCTTAGATGCTGATAAAGAGCGTGAAgagaattttgaagaaaagtcAGAAGATGAGGATGGATTTGATTTGGATGCATTGAGGCATAAGATGCAagtcaataaaaaaagtggCAGACGTGGTAAAAAGCTAGAAAATGCCATAAAGACTGttaagaagaagaagaaaaatggtcCTGGCGCCCCTCAAGGTTATTTAAACTTCAGTGCTATTCATCTTCTAAGAGATCCACAGGGGTTcgctgaaaaattattcaagGAGCATCTTTCAGGTAAAACGAAGAACAAATTTGACATGGAACAAAAGATATTCTTGATGCAATTGCTTTCAAGGTTGATTGGTACGCATAAGTTGATTGTTTTAGGCATTTATACATTTTTCCTAAAATATCTAACTCCGAAGCAAAGGGATGTTACCAGAATTATGTCAGCATGTGCTCAAGCATGTCACGATCTTATCCCCCCTGACGTTATAAATGTCATGGTTAGAAAAATTGCCGACGAGTTCGTATCAGATGGTGTCGCTAATGaagttgctgctgctggtATTAATACCATCAGGGAAATATGTTCTCGTGCACCATTATCCATCGATGAAACCTTGCTACAAGATTTGGTAGAGTACAAGGGGTCTAAAGCAAAGGGTGTTAATATGGCCGCCAAGTCATTGATAGCGTTGTATAGGGACGTCGCGCCGGAaatgctgaagaagaaagatcGTGGTAAGAATGCCGCCATAGAAGTCCAAGGAGCTAAGAAAGAAGGTAGGGATTCCAAAAGACCGCAATTTGGTGTTGAAAATAGCGTTCATGGGATTGCTGGTATTGAGTTGTTGGCCAAATGGAAGAAACAACATGGTGAAGGAAGTGAAAATGAAGGCGCTTATGCCAGTTGGGAGGTAGACGATGGCAGTAAAGAGGATGATGTAGATGGTGAATGGGTCTCTATGGATAGTGACAAAGAATACGATGTTGATATGGAAGATAGCGACGACGAAAAGAACAACGCTGCTGACAAAGATAAGGAACCAGATTCAGATCTGGAATtaagtgatgatgatgagggGACTAAAGTAGCGAaggatcaagaaaataaagacaTAGATTCTGAAGCTGCATTCCGTGAATTTGCCTCCACACGTATTTTGACCCCTGCTGATTTCGCTAAGTTACAAGAATTGCGCAATGAGGAAAGTGTTGCTGAAATCATGGGTATCCACAAGCAAGATAAACGTGAAGATCTAGTCGATTCAAATACACTAACCGGTCCTATCAGATATAAACAGTCACGTGAAGAAAGATTGCAGAAAGTGCTGGAAGGTCGTGAAGGTAGAGACAAATATGGTAGCAGACGTGGTAAACGTGACAACGTTCATTCCACCACTAAcagagaaaaggaaagaagaaagaattttgTTATGTCTATTCACAAGAGGTCTGTTAGAGGTAAACAAAAGATGTCTCTGCGAGACAAACAAAAAGTGTTACGTGCACACATcacaaaacaaaagaagaagggaCACTAA